Proteins encoded by one window of Elephas maximus indicus isolate mEleMax1 chromosome 5, mEleMax1 primary haplotype, whole genome shotgun sequence:
- the RPL34 gene encoding 60S ribosomal protein L34 isoform X2, with amino-acid sequence MVQRLTYRRRLSYNTASNKTRLSRTPGNRIVYLYTKKVGKAPKSACGVCPGRLRGVRAVRPKVLMRLSKTKKHVSRAYGGSMCAKCVRDRIKRAFLIEEQKIVVKVLKAQAQSQKAK; translated from the exons ATGGTCCAGCGTCTGACCTACCGTCGTAGGCTGTCCTACAATACAGCCTCTAACAAAACTAGGCT GTCCCGAACCCCTGGTAATAGAATTGTTTACCTTTATACCAAGAAGGTTGGTAAAGCACCAAAATCTGCATGTGGCGTGTGCCCCGGCCGACTTAGAGGG GTTCGTGCTGTGAGACCTAAAGTTCTCATGAGGttgtccaaaacaaaaaaacatgtcaGCAGGGCCTATGGTGGTTCCATGTGTGCTAAGTGTGTCCGTGACAG GATCAAGCGTGCTTTCCTTATTGAGGAGCAGAAAATCGTTGTCAAAGTATTGAAGGCACAAGCACAGAGtcaaaaagctaaataa
- the RPL34 gene encoding 60S ribosomal protein L34 isoform X1, with protein MAFKMVQRLTYRRRLSYNTASNKTRLSRTPGNRIVYLYTKKVGKAPKSACGVCPGRLRGVRAVRPKVLMRLSKTKKHVSRAYGGSMCAKCVRDRIKRAFLIEEQKIVVKVLKAQAQSQKAK; from the exons ATG GCATTCAAAATGGTCCAGCGTCTGACCTACCGTCGTAGGCTGTCCTACAATACAGCCTCTAACAAAACTAGGCT GTCCCGAACCCCTGGTAATAGAATTGTTTACCTTTATACCAAGAAGGTTGGTAAAGCACCAAAATCTGCATGTGGCGTGTGCCCCGGCCGACTTAGAGGG GTTCGTGCTGTGAGACCTAAAGTTCTCATGAGGttgtccaaaacaaaaaaacatgtcaGCAGGGCCTATGGTGGTTCCATGTGTGCTAAGTGTGTCCGTGACAG GATCAAGCGTGCTTTCCTTATTGAGGAGCAGAAAATCGTTGTCAAAGTATTGAAGGCACAAGCACAGAGtcaaaaagctaaataa